The genomic DNA GACAACAACCAGTATGCAGTTGTCAAGCACAACGATACAGACCATGACCACATTCACATTGTCGCCAGTCGCATTTGCCTAGATGGAAGTGTCGTTGATGATAGCTGGGATTACTACAAAAGCCAAGAAGTAATCCGCCAGCTTGAACAGGACTACAATTTAGAAACTATTGCACCCAGTTGGGAATTAGATAAGCGAGCTCCGACTACTGGAGAACACAGGTACTTACAAAGCAAGGGAAATAAGAGTGTCAGAGTGCAATTGCAAGACCTAATTGATGAAGTTACTCAAGACAAGCCAACTATGCCAGAATTAGTTGAGCAGTTGCAACAACAAAGTGTAGAGGTGCAAGTTAGACTAACTCGAACTGGGTTGAGTAAAGGCATTTCTTACAAATTAGATGGAGTTGCTTTTAGCGGTACTCACTTAGGTAAAGCTTACACTTTTTCAGGATTGCAGAAGCATCGAGGCGTTAGCTATGACCAAGGGCGAGATAACGCCCTAATTGAAGCTTTAATGCAGCGACAAAACTTAGCCAATGCTAGGGGTGAAGCTCAAGCAAATGAGTTAGAGTCGTTACAATCTGAGGTAAGAGCAAATGAATTAGAGTCATTACAATCTGAGGTAAGAGCAACCGCACCTGTAACTCCTGCAATAGCAAATGAATTAGAATTACAACTCTCAATCTTGCCAGAAAGTAATGAAATTCAGTGGACAAGAGTGCGCTCGCATCTAGCCAAAGAGTACAGTTTGCCTTTAAAATTGCTCGATTTATTGCACTCTCATTCTTGGCTATATGCCGATAGCGAAGCCAAAGCTGTCTTTACGAAGCAGACACTATACGGAGAAACCTGTGAAGCTTTCGTTCTGGATGAAATCGGCAACTTTACTACAACCCATACTCTGCCATCTGAAGCTACGTTCTGGGTAACAACCACGGGGGAAATTGAGCGAGCAATGATTGCCTGTAATCCAATTGAAACCCTTTCAATTCTGCTTATTGAACGGGAAAACAACCCGAATAACTTTGCAACTGTACCACCCACAATTTACATAGGAATTGAACGAGCTTCACAACTGCCTAGACAATTCTTACAAGAACTCGATACCGTTATTATAGCAATAGCAGAAGATTCTCTGCTTGCTCAAAATGTACTCGCGCTGCTTCCGAATGCAGAAATTGCCAATCCACAGTCAAGTTGGAATGATATCTGGATACAATTAATTGAGCAAAAACAGCTAATTGAGCGAGAACAGCTAACTTATAAACAAAATAGCCAACACCAAAAACAACGCATTCAAGAAATTGAACTGGATTAGTTGTAAACCACAGTAGCACGCCATTCGATTGAACTGGATTAGTTATTAACAGCAGTAGCACGCCATTCCATTTAACCAGACAACTGAACTGCAACTACTGCATTAAAACGGCTACCGCCCTTGTTTCGAGACATTGACAAAAATAGCTGCAAAAAGCGAGTTCCGAGGCGGGAATTTTTTAGGCAGCTTTAACTGTAACTACCTGCAATAGTAAACAGCCTTAACCAGTCCGAGTTTTAAGTTGGGTTCTTGACAGCGCCCACACACCAGCTTAAAACTTATCAATATACCTATCCCGCCTATCGGCTCGACTGAGCCAACCAGCACGGAAA from Kamptonema formosum PCC 6407 includes the following:
- a CDS encoding relaxase/mobilization nuclease domain-containing protein encodes the protein MIGKQIKGTGFRGCLNYVLGKKDADLIGGTMCGQTPEELAAEFAIARPLRPNLKVAVFHATLSVASTQKLEDSVKNEQRWLAIAADYMKAMEFDNNQYAVVKHNDTDHDHIHIVASRICLDGSVVDDSWDYYKSQEVIRQLEQDYNLETIAPSWELDKRAPTTGEHRYLQSKGNKSVRVQLQDLIDEVTQDKPTMPELVEQLQQQSVEVQVRLTRTGLSKGISYKLDGVAFSGTHLGKAYTFSGLQKHRGVSYDQGRDNALIEALMQRQNLANARGEAQANELESLQSEVRANELESLQSEVRATAPVTPAIANELELQLSILPESNEIQWTRVRSHLAKEYSLPLKLLDLLHSHSWLYADSEAKAVFTKQTLYGETCEAFVLDEIGNFTTTHTLPSEATFWVTTTGEIERAMIACNPIETLSILLIERENNPNNFATVPPTIYIGIERASQLPRQFLQELDTVIIAIAEDSLLAQNVLALLPNAEIANPQSSWNDIWIQLIEQKQLIEREQLTYKQNSQHQKQRIQEIELD